The genomic window CCCGCTGGAGCGCCTCGAGGTGCGCCCGTTCGGGCGCTACTGCGTGTCCTGCAGCAGATAGTGGCCAGGTCGTGAGGGGGCTCGTAGAGATCGCCAACTGCGCGGTGCTGCTCGTGATGGTTCCGCTGCTCACGGTCTGACTCGCGGCCGGGCCGGTGCGGTCCGACCGCGCGGCCGG from Actinomycetes bacterium includes these protein-coding regions:
- a CDS encoding TraR/DksA C4-type zinc finger protein, whose product is MDSGQFGCCARCGGPIPLERLEVRPFGRYCVSCSR